Proteins found in one Thermaerobacter subterraneus DSM 13965 genomic segment:
- a CDS encoding branched-chain amino acid ABC transporter permease: MQTQAVRAEVAGPRRAVGWGWAAAAGAVVALYALGEAGWVSSYVTHVLCLVGINIILTASLNLVNGYLGEFAIGHAGFMAVGAYIAGVLTVKLDLPFALAFLAAGVAAGLVAWLVGIPAFTMFGDYLAIVTLGFNMIIVNIINNIDAVGGPRGMVGLPKAANLLWVYGTVLFMLWLFRNLVDSNYGRAFHAIRQDEVAANLMGIRVRRIKMLAFVLAGFFAGLAGALWGHLIQYINPGSFTYIKSTEILAMLYLGGMGSLSGSVVGASLLTVLLESLRGLGVWRMVISPLILVVIMLRMPRGILGFRELHLGGLRRVRGVGRRAAA; this comes from the coding sequence GTGCAGACGCAGGCGGTACGAGCGGAGGTGGCCGGCCCGCGGCGGGCGGTGGGATGGGGCTGGGCGGCGGCCGCCGGGGCGGTGGTGGCGCTCTATGCGCTGGGCGAGGCAGGCTGGGTGAGCAGCTACGTCACCCACGTGCTCTGCCTGGTGGGCATCAACATCATCCTGACCGCCAGCCTGAACCTGGTCAACGGCTATCTGGGCGAGTTCGCCATCGGCCACGCGGGGTTCATGGCGGTGGGCGCCTACATCGCCGGGGTGCTCACGGTCAAGCTGGACCTGCCCTTTGCCCTGGCCTTCCTGGCCGCCGGGGTGGCGGCCGGGCTGGTGGCCTGGCTGGTGGGCATCCCCGCCTTCACCATGTTCGGCGATTACCTGGCCATCGTCACCCTGGGGTTCAACATGATCATCGTCAACATCATCAACAACATCGATGCCGTGGGCGGTCCCCGGGGCATGGTGGGGTTGCCCAAGGCGGCCAACCTGCTCTGGGTGTACGGGACGGTCCTGTTCATGCTGTGGCTGTTCCGCAACCTGGTGGATTCCAACTACGGCCGCGCCTTCCACGCCATCCGGCAGGACGAGGTCGCCGCCAACCTGATGGGCATCCGGGTGCGGCGCATCAAGATGCTGGCCTTCGTCCTGGCCGGGTTCTTCGCGGGCCTGGCAGGAGCCCTGTGGGGTCACCTGATCCAGTACATCAACCCCGGTTCCTTCACCTACATCAAGTCCACGGAGATCCTGGCGATGCTGTACCTGGGCGGCATGGGCAGCCTCAGCGGTTCGGTGGTGGGCGCCTCGCTGCTCACCGTGCTGCTGGAGAGCCTGCGGGGTCTGGGCGTCTGGCGCATGGTGATCAGCCCGCTGATCCTGGTGGTGATCATGTTGCGCATGCCCCGCGGCATCCTGGGCTTCCGGGAGCTGCACCTGGGCGGCCTGCGCCGGGTGCGGGGGGTGGGACGCCGTGCCGCTGCTTGA
- a CDS encoding ABC transporter ATP-binding protein, producing the protein MPLLELDGVAMVFGGLTALHDLHLRVEPGELVGIIGPNGAGKTTVFNVITGVYRPTRGRIRFLDADLTGLPPAEITRRGIARTFQNIRLFPELTVLDNILVAHHFRAGYGLLQAVFRGPRFAAEERRMRDEAMELLRLVRLEGRAGQPAGSLPYGEQRRLEIARALATRPRLLLLDEPAAGMNPAEGRELMQFIRWIRERFDLTILLIEHHMPVVMGVCQRIVVLNFGRVIAEGTPDQIRTNPQVIEAYLGEQEEAG; encoded by the coding sequence GTGCCGCTGCTTGAGCTGGACGGGGTGGCCATGGTCTTCGGCGGCCTGACGGCCCTGCACGACCTCCACCTGCGGGTCGAACCCGGCGAGCTGGTGGGGATCATCGGCCCCAACGGCGCCGGCAAGACCACGGTCTTCAACGTGATCACCGGCGTGTACCGGCCTACCCGCGGCCGGATCCGCTTCCTGGACGCGGACCTCACCGGCTTGCCGCCGGCGGAGATCACCCGGCGGGGCATCGCCCGGACCTTCCAGAACATCCGGCTCTTCCCGGAGCTGACGGTACTGGACAACATCTTAGTGGCCCATCACTTCCGGGCGGGCTACGGCCTGCTGCAGGCCGTGTTCCGGGGACCGCGCTTCGCCGCCGAGGAGCGGCGCATGCGGGACGAGGCGATGGAACTCCTCCGCCTGGTGCGCCTCGAAGGGCGGGCCGGCCAGCCCGCCGGCAGCCTGCCCTACGGCGAGCAGCGCCGGCTGGAGATCGCCCGGGCCCTGGCCACCCGGCCCCGCCTGCTGCTGCTGGACGAGCCCGCGGCGGGGATGAACCCGGCCGAGGGCCGCGAGCTGATGCAGTTCATCCGCTGGATCCGGGAACGGTTTGACCTGACCATCCTGCTGATCGAGCACCACATGCCGGTGGTCATGGGCGTCTGCCAGCGCATCGTGGTGTTGAACTTCGGCCGGGTGATCGCCGAGGGGACGCCCGACCAGATCCGGACGAACCCGCAGGTCATCGAGGCCTACCTGGGCGAGCAGGAGGAGGCCGGGTAG
- a CDS encoding ABC transporter ATP-binding protein, with protein MPLLEVEELSVHYGAIRAVDGISLTVDEGEVVALIGANGAGKTTTLRAISRLVPCQGRLRFAGRDITPLRPHQVAALGVVHVPEGRGVFPRLTVMENLELATWNRRRDREGIRRDLRRVFDLFPRLEERAHQPASTLSGGEQQMLAIGRALMMRGRLLLLDEPSMGLAPLLVREIFQVIEAIRRTGTTILLVEQNAHAALRLADRSYVLETGRIVLQGPAEQVAGDPRVQEAYLGA; from the coding sequence GTGCCGCTGCTGGAGGTCGAAGAGCTCAGCGTTCACTACGGTGCCATCCGTGCGGTGGACGGCATCTCCCTGACGGTGGACGAGGGCGAGGTGGTGGCCCTCATCGGCGCCAACGGCGCGGGCAAGACCACCACCCTGCGGGCCATCTCCCGGCTGGTACCCTGCCAGGGACGCCTCCGCTTCGCCGGCAGGGACATCACGCCCCTGCGCCCCCACCAGGTGGCGGCCCTGGGCGTGGTCCACGTGCCCGAGGGGCGCGGTGTCTTTCCCCGGCTTACGGTGATGGAGAACCTGGAGCTGGCCACCTGGAACCGCCGCCGGGACCGGGAGGGCATCCGCCGGGACCTGCGGCGGGTCTTCGACCTGTTCCCCCGGCTGGAGGAGCGGGCCCACCAGCCCGCCAGCACCCTGAGCGGCGGCGAGCAGCAAATGCTGGCCATCGGCCGGGCCCTGATGATGCGGGGACGGCTCCTCCTCCTGGACGAGCCCTCCATGGGCCTGGCGCCGCTGCTGGTGCGGGAAATCTTTCAGGTCATCGAGGCCATCCGCCGGACAGGCACCACCATCCTCCTGGTGGAGCAGAACGCCCATGCCGCCCTGCGGCTGGCCGACCGCAGCTACGTCCTGGAAACGGGCCGCATCGTGCTGCAGGGCCCGGCAGAGCAGGTGGCCGGCGACCCCCGGGTGCAGGAGGCCTATCTGGGCGCCTGA
- a CDS encoding ECF transporter S component: protein MTDFGPSNTRPSNYSLSVRRIVVAGVLAAVAILLGVTRLGFIPMPTGINATIMHVPAIIGAVVEGPLVGAIIGTIFGIFSLVNATQPLFMDPLVAILPRIFIGITAYYAYAALRRNEWLALGVAAAVGTLTNTALVLTMATLRGYLPANVALTVGVTHGIPEIIVAAIVTYAVAVPWKRLDTGRAQRARRV, encoded by the coding sequence ATGACCGATTTCGGCCCGTCCAACACCCGCCCGTCCAATTACAGCCTGTCGGTACGGCGGATCGTCGTCGCCGGGGTGCTGGCCGCCGTCGCCATCCTGCTGGGCGTGACGCGGCTCGGCTTCATCCCGATGCCGACGGGGATCAACGCCACCATCATGCACGTGCCGGCCATCATCGGTGCCGTGGTGGAGGGCCCGCTGGTGGGCGCCATCATCGGTACCATCTTCGGCATCTTCAGCCTGGTCAACGCGACCCAGCCGCTGTTCATGGACCCGCTGGTGGCGATCCTGCCGCGGATCTTCATCGGCATCACGGCCTACTATGCCTACGCCGCCCTGCGGCGGAACGAGTGGCTGGCCCTGGGGGTCGCAGCGGCAGTGGGAACCCTCACGAACACGGCCCTGGTGCTGACCATGGCCACCCTGCGGGGTTACCTGCCCGCCAACGTCGCCCTCACCGTGGGGGTGACCCACGGCATCCCGGAGATCATCGTGGCCGCCATTGTCACCTACGCCGTGGCCGTGCCGTGGAAGCGGCTCGACACGGGCCGGGCCCAGCGGGCCCGGCGGGTGTAA
- a CDS encoding energy-coupling factor transporter transmembrane component T family protein has product MQELDLLRNITLGQYLPTGSVIHRLDPRAKLLCATILLVAITANASYLGHGLLLLVLAAILALARIPLGYALRGVLPALPFLVILAVIQLLFFGRSLDPASPVLWEYGFVVITQATVQAIAVSFLRLVELILLASTVTFTTAVTELAHGLEGLLRPLRPLRVPAHELALIVTIALRFVPTFAQELERIMKAQVSRGADFGSGGRFNFVRRTVSMLPLLVPLFTIALERAEELALAMEARGYVGGQDRSALIELRATARDGAAVALSLMVALVVLLVPFPF; this is encoded by the coding sequence GTGCAGGAGCTTGACCTGCTGCGCAACATCACCCTCGGTCAGTACCTGCCCACGGGGTCGGTGATCCACCGGCTGGATCCCCGGGCCAAGCTGCTCTGCGCCACCATCCTGCTGGTGGCCATCACGGCCAATGCCAGCTACCTGGGACACGGGCTGCTGCTCCTGGTGCTGGCGGCCATCCTGGCCCTGGCCCGGATCCCGCTGGGCTACGCACTGCGTGGCGTCCTGCCTGCCCTGCCCTTTCTCGTCATCCTGGCCGTGATCCAGCTGCTGTTCTTCGGCCGGAGCCTGGACCCGGCAAGCCCCGTGCTCTGGGAGTACGGGTTCGTGGTCATCACCCAGGCCACGGTGCAGGCCATCGCGGTCTCCTTCCTGCGCCTGGTGGAGCTGATTTTGCTGGCCAGCACGGTGACCTTCACCACCGCGGTAACCGAGCTGGCCCACGGCCTCGAGGGGTTGCTCCGCCCCTTGCGGCCCTTGCGGGTTCCGGCCCACGAGCTGGCCCTGATCGTCACCATCGCCCTGCGCTTCGTGCCCACCTTCGCCCAGGAGCTGGAGCGGATCATGAAGGCTCAGGTCTCCCGCGGTGCCGACTTCGGATCGGGCGGCCGGTTCAACTTCGTCCGCCGGACGGTGAGCATGCTGCCTTTGCTGGTGCCGCTGTTCACCATCGCCCTGGAACGGGCGGAAGAACTGGCCCTGGCCATGGAGGCGCGGGGCTACGTGGGCGGCCAGGACCGCTCGGCCCTGATCGAGCTGCGGGCCACGGCCCGGGACGGGGCAGCGGTGGCCCTCAGCCTGATGGTCGCCCTGGTGGTTCTTCTGGTACCGTTTCCCTTTTGA